The Ziziphus jujuba cultivar Dongzao chromosome 1, ASM3175591v1 genome segment CAccttatgatatatatatatatatatatattttaaaaatttttcgtGGTGAACCTTTTAGGAACTGGGTTTACGTGGAATTATGCAGAATCTACAGCATATTATAACCCGTTTGTCCTCCATTTCACTTAGCACATCTTCACCGAGATTGTTGAATGAGATAGTCAAACCAGCTTTTGGAAGTAATGCTGTGATTCCATCAAAGAGTGGTTTTGAAGCTTATCAATTTGTGGGGTCCAGATCGTTTTCAGCAATATCTAGGGGTGATGGTGAAAATGATGGTAAAGATGAGTGGGATAAGACAGTGACAGGAACATTTAGTAGTTCTGGATCAGATGATTTGGGGTGGGACTCAGTGTCCTCGTGGTCTACAGGACTGACCAAGGATCATTTTGATGGGGAGGTTGCCGGTCGTCGAGCTAGTGGTGGTGGTAGCAGTGGCGACACATTTCAATCTCCAGTGATATCTGATCTGCAGGAGATTGATGATAAGGTAAAAGAATTGGAAGCAGAGAACCGGAAAAGTAAAGCATATGTGGATGGATGGGGAGAGAGGATGCGGGAGACATGTGTTCTGTTGAAGCAAGTCCGGGAGCCTGGTGCAAGAGGATCTTATCTCAAGGATTCTGAGAAAGCTGAGATGTATCGGTTGCACAAGGAAAATCCTGAGGTCTACACGGTTGAGAAGCTTGCAAAGGATTATAGGATTATGAGGCAGAGAGTGCATGCCATTCTTTGGCTCAAGGAGCTtgaagaggaggaggaaaagaaacttggTCATCCTTTGGATGATTCCGTCGAGCTCTTACTTGATACCTGTCCTGAGTAAGATATTGATCAGGAAGATTCAATATTTGAACTATGATATCTAATTTGTATTGATGATTCATTGTGTAACCTAAGATGGTTACTTGTTTATAGCAACCTTGAAGCTAAGATGAGATCTTATGAGAGCTTAGCAGCTTAATAACTTAAACATCATGCTTCCACATACATACACAAACTCATATGCAGCCTTTCGCTATGATTATCCATGTATTGATACTATTAAAGTAGGTATATGTGCAAAATACACATGCACTTTCACAAAAGTCCAGATGTTTTTgttatatgaataaaacatggGTTAGTGGTGGTAAATAGAACTTTTATCCATAGGACCCAGCACTGGCTTGGTGGTTAATAACTTACTTAATCTCCAAAAGAACATCTAGCATTCCATTTGGTGCCTGACTAATTTCCTTTTGCAGATTCTTTAATTCCCACGACAGGGAATTCCATGTGGCATCTCTTCCTTACAAACCCGATTTTAAAGTTATGCCGGAGGGTTGGGATGGTACCACCAGAGATTTGGATGAAGTCCACTATGAGATCTCCAAGAATGAAGATGAAATGCTCTATCAAGAATTCGTTGAGAAAATGAACTTCAACAAAAAGAAAGTAAGTTCTCTCCCACATAAAACAAAGTGAAAAAATCAGATGTTAAAAGTTCCCCTTACCCCAGGCAAAAAGGAATCCTCTATGTTGATAATAACAAAAGTATAGCCTAATTGCATAACAGAATCCAATAACCACAGGCCAAACTCTAGAGTTCCATCTTATCCACCAGACCttccatatttatattatgtCATTCTGAAAAATGTCATTTAGATATTTTTTGCAGACAATTTTTTACCCTTCAAATGATGTGGTTCCACACTTGAATACAGATGGCAGGAGAGGTGTTTCGACACAAGCATAGTCGGCGCCGTCCTTTTGATGGTTGGAATTTCACAGTGGAGAAAATGGGACCACGAGGAAAACGTGGAGGAGGTGGTGGTTGGAAATTTGTTAGCAAAGCTGATGGTTCTAGCAGACCTCTGAATGAAATGGAAAAAATGTATGTGAGGCGAGAAACCCCCCGCCGCCGACGCAAAATCCTTCCCTGATGACAAGCCCCATGTTATTAGGAATAAATTTTGAGCTTAAGCTAATTTGTAGTTTGTATCTTTCATTTTGGTCTTCAAAGGTGGTATTTGCATTCTCTTTATCACCACTTTTAGATATATTTGCTTTGCAACGTTGTCAGCAGTATAGATTTCGCAACTCATAGCCATGCAGAAGCATTGTTTACTATAGGCAAATGCACGTGGAGGTCCAAGTTTTGTTCTAAAAGCATATAAGTCGGTGGGTAGTGAACCTGATTATTCATTATCTGGACCTCATATTTTCTCCATATTTGTTTTAAGGATGGAGAAATTCATTATCATAAAAGGAAAAGCCGGAAGATCGCAGTTGTTTAGCTGATGGTCTTCTGGTGTCACCAAATCagcctttttgtttttacttaaaTAATCAGTGTGTAGTTgacttctctttttatttttttgggtaaattgagTTTGGAGTTGATTTACGATGAGACCAATcaagttgtaattttttttaactattttaattatCAGCAAACACAATTGTTTTTCAGCTCCATTTTATGCTATGAGattaatctattttaaaaaagaagccaaaaaaattgaagacacaTGTCtgttggggggaaaaaaaaataaaaaaatggaaagctAGCATGCCCAACGAAATACAtttcttaaattatatttaataaaattacatatattttatcatgCTCAACGAAATTCCAGAACCTATCATGTGTCTGTTGCAGCATTCGAAAACAATAATGTCCAAGGTTATACATGTGTACCAGAATTCACGccgagaaaataataataactatgaGCATTTTCCAGGCACCTATTGGTTCCCAGGTACTCAAAAGCTCCCCATGACTGGAAAAATGTTTAATGAGAAGGCTCTAGAGTAACCCCATTAGGACTTGCATCATTCAATTTTTCTCCtagttttcttcttctgtttttctTGTTCACGATATCTTTCACGCCTTTCTTCCCTCCGACGCTTTTTGGTTATCAGCTCCTCTTTTGCTTTTTTAGCTTcaagttctttctttttcttttcttccttaatCTTTCGCTTCTTTGTCTGAAAATACCCAGAAGTAatgaattacccaaaaaaaaaaaaaaaaaaaaaaaagtggtatcTTGATTCCACCATCaaattaaagagagagagagagagagagagagagagagagagagagagagaagaaatctAGACTGCATGGCCTACCTTCTCATTTCGAATCAATCGGAGGTGTTGAACTAATGCATGAACTTTTCGCTGGTGAGGCTCCATTACAACAGCTCTTCTATTCTCAAAAAGAGGCCTTTTTCGACTGGGTGTATCTTTAGGCTTTGATGCAAACGGGAGAGCTGCCTGTAACGACTTAGGTATCACCAGTGGATTGAACTTCTTTGGCTTCCTTTCAATTGGCTGTCAAAGCAAACACACAAGATGGTAAATAATCACTGTTGCAAGAGGCCCCAATAGCCAAAAACTGTGAGATCCTTTTTCACGGAATTAAGGATGGGATACAATGTGCTAATGCAATAGCCATCTTACACAGGGAATTACCTTGTAGAGTGAGTCTTTGTTAACAGGAATCGGTTGATTGTGTTCTCTCCTCAACTCAGCAACAGTTTTCATTCCTTGCCAGGTTTGATCCCGAGGTTGCAAGGCAGTTGTCAATCGGTTGTAAAATTTAGGAACTTCAACTTGAATCCAAGCCTTCAAGAAAACAATGTCACTCATCTTAATTTTGTCCTCAAAAGTGCACCTCACAATCCCTTCCTTTGGTTGTCCTCCCTTCTTATTCGGTTGGTTACCAATCTCTTCCTTTGCAGCCTGACCAGATTAAAAGGAATTGAAACTCAACTAATCAGACCAGAGGATGCAATGAAaacattattattcatttatgtCCAGATATTTTGATGGAAAAACAACACCAATCATGCACTTTTATATAAGAGTctgatcataaatatatattaacaaacaaTTACAACAGAAGCAATCCAAATGGACAAAATACGAACTGAGGGGAAACACTGATCATGCTATTGACCAACATACCTTCTTCACCTGCCCTCGAATCCCACTAACAGTTTGAACAGCAGCGCCTTCAAACCGAGCTATTTCAAGATCTGAAGTAAACATATCCTTTATAAGTGCCGTTTTCTTAAAGATCTTAGTGGGATAACCTACTAGCTTGAGCTTTTTCACTATCCGTGATGCATGGTTGAACTCTAGCACAACTGCAGTTGCTGTGATTCTAAACGTTGCCTGGACAAACAAATAAAAGCTCCTCAAGGACAAGAAAAGGGGTCTACAACTAGatataacaaataaacacaGATAGCTGTAAGAACAATAAAGAACATCTACATCTCAGACATCCAGTAATAGGATAAAACGCTTCCTCCTCACAATATGCATACAGAAAACTCTGCTGAATGCAGAGTTAAGAAGTTGGAAACTATTTTTGCGTTGATGTCTAGCCTTGCTTTTTGAAATTATCAATCATGCTAAGACAAATATTGTTATCAATAGTACATATAACTTTATTCTTAACTGCTGTTTGATCCAATCCAGATGATCTCCCAACTGATCCTGGGTAGGA includes the following:
- the LOC107435088 gene encoding protein GAMETE CELL DEFECTIVE 1, mitochondrial isoform X1 — encoded protein: MQNLQHIITRLSSISLSTSSPRLLNEIVKPAFGSNAVIPSKSGFEAYQFVGSRSFSAISRGDGENDGKDEWDKTVTGTFSSSGSDDLGWDSVSSWSTGLTKDHFDGEVAGRRASGGGSSGDTFQSPVISDLQEIDDKVKELEAENRKSKAYVDGWGERMRETCVLLKQVREPGARGSYLKDSEKAEMYRLHKENPEVYTVEKLAKDYRIMRQRVHAILWLKELEEEEEKKLGHPLDDSVELLLDTCPEFFNSHDREFHVASLPYKPDFKVMPEGWDGTTRDLDEVHYEISKNEDEMLYQEFVEKMNFNKKKMAGEVFRHKHSRRRPFDGWNFTVEKMGPRGKRGGGGGWKFVSKADGSSRPLNEMEKMYVRRETPRRRRKILP
- the LOC107435088 gene encoding protein GAMETE CELL DEFECTIVE 1, mitochondrial isoform X2 gives rise to the protein MGAGVSTLSGGCNPRERERERVREKERDSGVLDCYLLRERVDKVDDRQTNFTFFSHLHLTHLTRVWALLFNFFCLFIYLHPRPKWNWTNKCASSVALYLFIFLITLQNKTVRFVFRCKLPARVFGVCFCALSFHSVFSLSSSAAGFRACGQNFKSFEEPQNLQHIITRLSSISLSTSSPRLLNEIVKPAFGSNAVIPSKSGFEAYQFVGSRSFSAISRGDGENDGKDEWDKTVTGTFSSSGSDDLGWDSVSSWSTGLTKDHFDGEVAGRRASGGGSSGDTFQSPVISDLQEIDDKVKELEAENRKSKAYVDGWGERMRETCVLLKQVREPGARGSYLKDSEKAEMYRLHKENPEVYTVEKLAKDYRIMRQRVHAILWLKELEEEEEKKLGHPLDDSVELLLDTCPEFFNSHDREFHVASLPYKPDFKVMPEGWDGTTRDLDEVHYEISKNEDEMLYQEFVEKMNFNKKKMAGEVFRHKHSRRRPFDGWNFTVEKMGPRGKRGGGGGWKFVSKADGSSRPLNEMEKMYVRRETPRRRRKILP
- the LOC107435088 gene encoding protein GAMETE CELL DEFECTIVE 1, mitochondrial isoform X3, which encodes MGAGVSTLSGGCNPRERERERVREKERDSGVLDCYLLRERVDKVDDRQTNFTFFSHLHLTHLTRVWALLFNFFCLFIYLHPRPKWNWTNKCASSVALYLFIFLITLQNKTVRFVFRCKLPARVFGVCFCALSFHSVFSLSSSAGFRACGQNFKSFEEPQNLQHIITRLSSISLSTSSPRLLNEIVKPAFGSNAVIPSKSGFEAYQFVGSRSFSAISRGDGENDGKDEWDKTVTGTFSSSGSDDLGWDSVSSWSTGLTKDHFDGEVAGRRASGGGSSGDTFQSPVISDLQEIDDKVKELEAENRKSKAYVDGWGERMRETCVLLKQVREPGARGSYLKDSEKAEMYRLHKENPEVYTVEKLAKDYRIMRQRVHAILWLKELEEEEEKKLGHPLDDSVELLLDTCPEFFNSHDREFHVASLPYKPDFKVMPEGWDGTTRDLDEVHYEISKNEDEMLYQEFVEKMNFNKKKMAGEVFRHKHSRRRPFDGWNFTVEKMGPRGKRGGGGGWKFVSKADGSSRPLNEMEKMYVRRETPRRRRKILP